In a single window of the Procambarus clarkii isolate CNS0578487 chromosome 51, FALCON_Pclarkii_2.0, whole genome shotgun sequence genome:
- the LOC138351962 gene encoding uncharacterized protein, giving the protein MSTGVESYMSMLADDAKLMRRVLTDEECRILQEDLNKLQRWSEKWLLEFNTNKCKVKEIGVGDRRPKGQYTIKGNYGSVTNQERDLEVDVAPNLTPEAHINMITTAAYSTLAKVRTSLRKLSKEAFTALYTAYVRPVLEYAATSWSPHLKKHIGKLEKVKKKKLRRG; this is encoded by the coding sequence atgtctacaggggtcgagtcctatatgtcgatgttggcggatgacgcgaaattaatgagacgagtttTGACAGATGAGGAATGTAGGATACTCCAAGAAGACTTGAACAAgctacagagatggtcagagaaatggctactggagttcaacacgaacaAGTGTAAAGTTAAGGAAATAGgagtaggtgataggagaccaaagggtcagtacacaatTAAGGGAAACTACGGTTCTGTGACTAATCAAGAAAGGGACCTGGAAGTGGACGTAgcaccaaatctaactcctgaggcacatataaatatgataacgacagcagcgtactctacgctagcaaaagttagaacgtcaCTCAGAaaactaagtaaggaggcattcacagcgctttacactgcctacgtgagaccagtcttagagtatgcagccacatcatggagtccccacctaaagaaacacattgggaaactggaaaaggttaaaaaaaaaaagttgcggCGAGGTTAG